cctgtcacaagacggcaagttgtgttgtctgaacagcacggccatcagccgatgctgaaagtcgtgtagtctgcacaagcctttacACAATTCCCTCAGACTACATACAGGCATGTCATGACAAAGGCCTCGTGTCTTAGTGTATTACTTCTTCATTTACACTAGGGGCTGTGGCATGCTGAGCCCCCTTTGCCCACCCAGTCCTACGCCCTTGCTCATACATACATAACATAACAACATAAGACTGACAATACCAGAATAATCAACTACATAGGCTTAACAACTATAAAGGCAGATCATTTCCTAAAGAGGTGTGAGGGCACTAGGTCAACCCCCTGGCCCCCTTGTGTAATTTGGGGGGTATCATTGTCAGATGTTTTAGAGGACTGGCGTGCATCATCTGTTAACACATCTTAATAAGGCCCCAAGAAGCACAAGGTGCTGtaacaataacaaaatgacACCAGCCAGTTGGACATCAAGCTGACTTTTACAATGCACACTTGATCCGTTTGGCACAAGAGCCACTAACATCGGCTGTCAACAGCAGATTAAGTTTCTGTGAGGGCGGGATCCAGAAACATCCATGAAGACATTTGCTGGGAACAACATAAGGCACTCAAACCGTAGTCTATGTGGAAAGTCCTGTGAGCCACATAACttgctttaaaagtaataaaacttCAGCACAGGAACTAAAAACAGCATTGGTCTTGTTATATATAAAACAGGTCATAAAGACAACATAAGATTTCATACTACAGTTAAAGAAAGCAAACAGAATGCTCTAAATCAACATCAAATCAGTCACatgatttgatgaaaataaactgggCTCTCTGTATTCTAGCATTAATTGTACAACAGGTATTCTCTCATTCTGTTTAAACTGAAATAATTGAATACATCCTCATCATAATTAAGAATTTACGTGTGGTCAACTATCTGCCAGTAAGTTGTATTTTAGATGAATATTATCAATGAAACATGAGTCGAAATgaatatataatacatttaatagaAATACATAGACAACCAAAATATCTAACTATGTATGCCTTAAATGTCAAAGGTTATCTGGAACTACGGCTCCATTATAGAAAAAttgtttatgttgtgatatGAAATAGAAACAAGCTGAATAATATGACTGTTTCATCTGCACTGTCCAAAGCAATGGAGGTCCCAGTGAACTCCAAAACTGGCAAGACACCCTGTCCAAGGTCAGGGTAGTTGTTGCCAAAAATAGTTGACCGCGGCCACATCCCAAGTGCACCACTTTGTATGCTGTTATCTTTGGACACTTGGATTGCAAGTGTAGTCTTAAAGATGTGGCAAAACTGAGTCTCCAGGGGCCGGTGAAAGTGAAAACATGTACCACCTTTTGATACATGTGCTCTTTAAACTGTGGATGCTCAAAGGATCTCAAACCATGTCATCACCAAGAAGCTACTGGTCTGGTTCTTACACAAGATTAACCATCAAGTGAAACTCGATGATGGTGTGTAACAGACAAGATGAACCTCCATGACCAAACAAACCTTGTATGAACTTTGTACATGTTATTTAAATCTACAATAGTGCACAGTAACAGTTTACGTACAACAATTATATTGTAAAAGATGTAGACATGTTAGAGGAAGGCATAGAATATTAAGTTAAACTCTGTGTAGTGAATGTATTGTAGGTGATGTGCAGTGGACCCTGCCTAGACGTGTCACAGCACCAGCCtatcctctcctccctcctggATGACCTGACCAATAGATGCCTGGCTCTGAGCTCTTATGAAGCACTGCTTCTTGCACTCCATCAGCTGCTCCAGGTCACGCCACATCTTCATCTGCTCCATGTTGGCGCTGTGGCTCTCCCTCACCATCTTCTGCTTCTCGCGTAACTTCTGGAGTCCACAAATTAAAAGAGTGAttagcaagaaaacatttttaaatggcaCTTGTCTGTTCAATAAGTCAGGttactttattaaaaaaggCCAAAATTACAAACACGTTCGCAAAAAAATATTCACTACAATCTACATTACTGGAGTTCTGTAAGTTTCCTTATCCACCCTGCCTGTCATCAGACCGTGTTCTTGAGAGACTACAGGAAGTATTGACACATGGCATCTGCTAGGTCAGTTCTCACCTTGCCAAGTAACTCCTGTTCTGAAATGTTCTTCATGTACACTTCCCTACAAAAGAAGCAGAAGGGTATAATTAAAATGCAAACCATGTTGTGAATCAATCACGGTGTTTAAATAAAGGTGTGGTGTATCAGCATATCTTGATAGAACAAGGTGTGGTCATGAGTCTCTTGACAACTACTGCTGCACGAAAGAATAAAGTGACAGCAGCTAAACTGACTGTAATAAAAGCTTCCAGAGGTAAAAAGGGGTATTCATTTTGTGAGCAGCTTGCTGGTCTGGCTCAGCACGCTCACCTGATGGCCTTCTTCCTCTCTTGCGGATCAGAGGACACGTAAGCCTTCATCTCCTCTGCCGCCCGCTGTATTTGCATCTCAATGATCTGttgaggacagagagggagagatcgAGTTTACTGTCACAGTGGGCGTTTGAGGCCAGGTCACATGCAAAATGCTGCAACATTTAGCCACTCCTGCAGCGCCCCTGTGGGTAGCAAGTCACTGTTCAGAGTGTCAttgaaaaacagtaaaacagtgaTAACAATGCTTGATACCCTCACTGTGGCTAATGgctataatgtttttttttctgttttaagcAACCGTCTTACCTCTGACATGGAGTTGATGTAATGATATCGGTTTTCCTCCTGCGCCGTCTCCTCTCTCAGTGCTTTCACCTCCTGTGAATGAAAAACAAGATCAAAGACGAATACACTggataaaaatacatacatacatttaaactGTTGACTATATTCTCTCTAGTAATAACTATACCTGCTCCAATTTAGACCTGTTGCTCTCCAAACCAGCAGTACAACTTTCATACTGCGCCTTCTTATCCTCATATTCCTGGCTTAGTTCCTGTTAACATAGGAATCCGAACAGGCATACACAGGAATGGAGAGACAAATGATTTAACATACTGTATGGGAATAGAAATAAATAGATAGAATACACAATTTTCAACACCCTTGTCATACTCTCAGCACTGTTTCACATCAACATAACATCACAGCTAGCATTTGAGCAGTTTAATTTATATCGCGCTCCTACAAAGTCTATTTATGTCTTCCTGTTGCAGCTCTTCATTAGCTGACATTGCCCAGTAGGATGGAAGAGCGATTCTGGGAACACGTGTAGGAAAATTTAATCCTCTGCTTTAGCTCAGCGATATGTGGGGCTTTCCCATCGTGCATTTTATTTATGGACTATGTAAATTATTCTCAATGGGCCGTGTCTATGATAACCCACAAGCACAATACAAGTTAACTCTTAGTGGCTTGCAGGCACACAGTAAAGATACCACCACTGGTTTTTAAATTTAGGACAGATTCAtagtttattatgttttttgtgcaGAATTTGGGAGTCGTTTGGGAGCTGTgagaactgtgttttttttgcacTGGTATAAAATCCTACACCATcgtatatactatatattatggcatttaaaaatatgaattttaTCCCTTTTGTAGCTGATAAGCGACTCAAACTCTGTTGATCCCCATGAGAACGACTCAAAAATCTTTATCAACTTCTTCTTCCTTTATTCCTGACTTGTGTGCAAGGGGGGCAGCAATGATTTATTATGGCTGTTGAAGGTCCTTAAAAGGTTATTTAAATGTGGTCAGGTGGCCAATTTCCTTTTAACAAACACTAACTGATATGGTGTGAGAAGCCTTTGAAGTAGGTGTTATAATGCGGGCGATGCTCACCTGACACTGCTGTCTCAGTGACCTCAGTTCTTTTATAATTGGTGCTAGAGCAGACTTCTTCTCCACTATCATAGAGTTTAATTTCTTCACCTGTAAATCCAAgccaataacacacactaaattaatactggggaaaaaaaacaaaacatacacctTACAATAATCACAATGTAAATTGAGAggaaatacactgctcaaaataattatataataattataaatatattaataattaataataataataattattaagggaacacttaaatcacacattATATCTCAATGAAGGAAATAGTTCAAAGTTCCAGATCTTTTGTGTACATTGTATAAAATTTGttgagaacaaaaaaaacaacgttcaatggaaaccaaaattACCAACCAACAGAGGGCTGGATTCAAAGTCACACTGAAAATCAAAGGGAAAAAGAATTAAATCACAGACTGATTTAACTTGCGTAACTTTCATCATGGTGACTCATAATGTGAGTCAGTAGTGTGTATGGACCCCACGTGCCTGTATGCACTCCCGATAACATTTGGGCATGCTGCTTATGAGACGGGGGATGGTGTGCTGGGGGATCTCCTTCCAGACCTGATCATGGCATCGGTAGtgctcctggacagtctgtggtgctaCTTGGCGGCGTTGGATGCACCGACAGACAACGTCCCAGAGGTTCTCAATTGGATTTAGGTCTGGGGAACATGAGGGACAGTCAATGGCAGCAATGACTTCGCCATCCAGGAACTACCTACACACTCTGGCCACATGAGGCTGGACATTGTCTTGCACCAGaaggaacccagggcccactgcaccagTGTAATGTCTGAGGATTTCATCCTggtacctaacagcagtcaggATAGTGTTGGCTAGCACGTGTCTGAGGGCCCTCCAAGGATATGCCTCGCCAGACAATCACTGACCCACCGCAAAACCGGTCATGCTAGATGAGGATGCAGGCAGCATAACGTTCACCACGGTGTCTCCAGACTCcttcacatctgtcacatgtgctcagtgtgaacttGCTCTAATCTGTGAAGAGAACGGGTCGCCAATGGCAGTCCTGCAAATTCTCTTGTTCTCTGGTGAATGCCAATCCAGCTGCACAgtgctgggctgtgagcacagatcccactagaggACGTCAGGCCCTCATGTCAcactcatggagtctgtttcggATAGTTTGGTCGGAAACATGCATAGCAGCAGCCCGCTGGAGGTCATTCtgtagggctctggcagtgctgcACCTGTTCCTCCCGGGACAAAGGAACAGCTACCAGTactgctgctgggttgatgcccttctACCGCTCTGGTCTCCTTgtatctcctccatgctcttgagAATGTGCTGGGAGACATAGTGAAACTTCTTGCAATCCATCCATGCTGGAGAAGCTGGACTACCTGCGCAACCTACAGGTACCgcctcatgctaccagtagtgacaagggATACtagcaaaatgcaaaatagAGAGTAATCGagtaatcaatcaatcaatcaggaAGGACAAAGAGAGAGCAACCGTCTGTGGacaccacctgcaaaaccattcccTTTATGGGGGTAGTCTTGCTTTTGCCTCTCCggtgcacctgttgtcactttcatttgcaccaaatcATGTGACACTGATTCACGATCActtatgcttcctaactggacCGATTGATATCTCTGAAGTTTAACTGacttgatgttatactgtgatgtTATACCCTtcatttttttgagcagtgtagcaTTTCAGGCTGAAATGTGTAACTTTGTATACTTTAAAGGCTGCAGAGAAAACAGCAGGTAATGTGACTTTGACTAATGATTTACTGTGATAATGAAAGCAGGCAGCATTATCAAACATGATGAATGGTTCCcagtagaaaaaatatgtaaagtGTCTATAGCCACAATATGGGTTATTTATCAGTATTCAGTAACATTCACATCAGTATCTGTGCCAGTGTAAAGGTGTACTTTAAACTACAGCTTGGAGCATGGCCCTATGAGTGGCAACTATTTCTATAATCTTAAGAATTGACCTTGTACTATTACTGACAACAGAGATCAATGTTAATATTGAAAAACTACAAATCAGTTAGTTTGATTAAAATGCCCaacgcacacccacacaggatttcactttttttccacTATTTAGACTTCTGCTAAAACTTAAGTTGGGGGAGTTATGTTGGGAAATTACATGAGGTCACCAAACACCATGGGCCCttctcacagcagacattttgacttgttataGTAGGAAAAGTACAGGGTCGCCCAGACAAAACGTGGTGCGGAaacggtggtgccttgaacaccctGTTAAGGTACACAAGCACACTGCACTTCACTACCTTTTTAATACAGCAGTGTTTATAAACATGTCACTGCTGATTGGGTGACACCTCTTACACACCAAACaagagaaaacatacctcaaaGCCTGTTGCGCAGCGtagcaaaccggtgcaaaatgTTCTGAGATTGAACGTCCCCCAGGTGTTACTAATGGCATTAATGTTGGCTCTGCTCCTTTTCATTTGCATGTTCTGTTTAGCTCACTTTAGTACCTGTTCTGTCTTGTATCTTAGGTTTGAAAGTGTGAAATATGACAGTGTGACACAACACCTCAACTCTGAAACCAAAGCAGCGATATGGAATTCAGGCATCATTCAGTTTATTagttccacctgtgtttttcctaCTGTGCATGTCAAATGCTTGCATTGAAAAAGGCCTATAGGAATGATAATGGTATAAGTTGTCCTGCCCTAACAGAGTTAGGAAGATACCTCCCAAACACAGTCTGTACAGGCCCATACAGTTCTGAGGGAAGGTCTATTAGCCAAactaagtgaaaacacctgcgTAGGTGCCATGGCTGTGTGGAGGCTTTAAATTCTATAGTCAGTGGGGGTTTTACTATACAATTAATAATGtctaataaaatacacattttccatttcactAGTCTTTGACTGCCCAATCAATGTCAGCATATGTCTAAGCTTTCCTTGGAAAGACAGAATCTGTAAAGAGATCTGGTGTTGCTGTGTCACCTacagcaaaatgaaaaaaaacgaGTTTAGGGTGGATTTTACCCAAGGCCCCTTTGGTATAGTTACCATTTCAGACATGTCATCCAGCGTGCGGCCCTTCTTCTCATCCAGCTCACTCTTGATGGCCGACACCCTCTCCAGTTCCTCCTGAGTGTTACTGTAGCCAGAGATACCCTTCTCAGCTTCAACAGTTTGCTtgaaaaatacaacagagaCGAGTGGATTActcaacagcacacacacaaaaaaaataaataaataaatcagcaatGGAATCAAAATGGTCACCATCAATATGAACCAtcaattcagtgtttttacaattAAAGTGCATTCTTATTGAACGGTGATTTTAAGCATACCACAAAATGCTGCTTCCACATGAAGCTAAGGTTATCTGCTGAAGCTGTGATATTAAAACTCTTTCTGAACTGAACACAAAAAGGTTTAAATGTCTTCCAATACAGGCAACACTACAACAGCACATTTCAGTAACAGTGCTACCCACTCATCACATCAGTCATTTGACTCTCAATGTATGAATAATTATccatctggaaaaaaaaaaaaaaaatcaggctCACACATAAAGAAAGGAGCAGACACGTCGCCTGCTAGACATGTGATCAGAATGAAAACTTTCATTGTCTTAACAAATCCTAGTGTGAGATGCAGCCATCAGAAATAGCAGCTCAGCCTGCGTCAGACAGCCTATCAACAAGTCAGGTGCTGGGACCGTACAGAGGCGTGAAGCCATTTCCAGGAAGGTTCTACCACTTCACTGTTAACACGAACTGCGTGAATGGGGAGATCAAGGGAGAACAGGACATTTCGAATGGCAGCACGAGTGTGGGGAGAGGGGTGGGTGGGATACAGTATGACTGCTACGGGTCAGAGAGGACAATTAGGAGGATTTCCATAGTCCACGTGGAATAAGGAAGATTTAAAAGTAATAATGATAACTCATGCTGCTTTAATGACACTACCAGTGCTCTTGTGCAACTTGGAGCTGCTCACTGAATGAACTcctaaattcatcctcagcactccaccgtgtaaattgttttatttctatgacttaTCATTTATCCACCCATCGGCTGTACatattatttgtttataatgtttgtttttgtagtataaagggaactacaagtCAATCtcgttatacaaccctgtgttaataaaaaaaaatgcaagatAATAATGTGTGAGCACTCGCCCTATAGTTATTATGAATTCAATGGACTTTTTGCTTGTGGCTTGTAGCACTATAAAGGATATCTAGACATAATGACATAAAGACTTCATATAAAGGGCAACAAGTAGATCCCattcctttgtttgttttgctgtaaatatttgtttagtCTTACCAGTTTCTGTTGGACAGTGTCATGCCTCTGCTTGAGAATCTCCTCTGTCCGCTGCAGGACTCCATACTCCACTTTCAGCTCAGCAATTTCCTGACGTTTCTTCTTGTATACTGTTCCCTTGCTGCGCAATTTCATCACCAGGCGTTTTAGCTTTGAAGAACAAAGAAACAGAATTTAACATTACCTTCAAATTAAAAGTACACTTGATTTTAGATTTAAGAGAAGTGAATACTAAACGCTGCTTTCACATGACATTTTGTGGTTTCTTTGCTACACTTGCATTTAGAAAAGgtctttaaacctgcattagCTGATTTTGAGGGCAGCAGAATCTGGCTGTAAACACTGCTGACATATTATCCCCTTTTGAGTTCATATAGTGAAcagttgtttatttacacatttacagagCTGCGCTGGTCACCTGATATATGTCAGTCCAATATTGACTCTCCAATAGGTCCTGGTTtgttctccaccaactcctgataatctgactctttagctgctaaaagcTTCGTTATCTGTTGGTTCGTCAGTACGTAATGACGCCCTTCACATAAATGTAGTTATTtgatacattaatataaaaaatttcAATTATAACAGCAAAAACAgacatgtattttaaaaaaatttggtGTTCATGTGCTTGCAACAAGCAAGAAAGTGTAAATGCTTCTTTGGGAAATGCAATGAAAGAGGCATAAATACAGTTTATATTTGACTACTTGGTATCCAGCACAGCTGAGATACTATGAAAGGCCACAGGAGAAGACAATGGGTTGAGCCAGGGGAGGGAAGGGATTAGAGAACAGCAGCAACTGGGGGCCATGCCATGATCTGAAACAGTCACTCGATCCCTTCAGATTCACAGCCAGCTATGTACAGCAAACAGCTTCATCTGGCAGAATAACTGCTTTTAGCTGATGCTCAGTTATTCCCAACCCTGACTGTCTGTCAGGACACAATGAAACTCCTCTACAATGAAGAGCAGCTATAAATGAACATGGACACAGGAGAATAGCCCCAGAAATCACAGAATGTGCTTTGTGTCCTTTGGGAATCCATGAagcttgatgtgtgtgtgtgtgtgtgtgtgtgtgtgtgtgtgtgtgtgtgtgtgtgtgtgtgtgtgtgtgtgtacacatttattctttgtgtattttgggACATCAAGGGCAGACATGGCTGGGAGAGGAATTAGCACAGCAGAGTAACACTGCATAGTGTTCCCGACAGTGTGTCCCCAAAACAACTGCTGTTAAACTGGCCGACAGCTCAGTCATAACACCTCTTGTctcagacatacagtacattcacCCAAACCTGCATACAGGCAAGTCTATAGAAACATGAATGGTGCAGCAGACACTCCAAATAACTGTGCAGAACAATTACATTATCAAGAGGTTAGGAAGCTGGTATTAATGTATAAGCTGCGCTCCGTAGAATGAAATCCAGAAGAATCAAACTACTGTGTACAGTAGCAGAGTAACTCTTTAGTTACTATGAAGATCAccacagtatttaaaaaaaaaagtgagcatGTTACTCAGATTGTGTCTTGACTGCAGTAACACTAAAATTAAACCAGTGATGAGGGTGTTTGATAAAGTGGTTTCATGTTACTGACCAACCAATGACGAGCAGATGTAGTCATCCCTCTCAGAGAGACCCTGCAGTTGGTGGGTGGTATGTGATGACACATAACCAGCAGAATGGAAAATACCTCCGATAAAGTGATCATCTCCACCGTGGCTGATGGCCCAAAACTACGGAGGAGTCTGATAAGCTGtgtttgacaaaacattttccatTAACTTCATTCATGTATACTCTCAAGGGCCCTCTTTGTACCTACAAACAGCCCCCTCTCATCATTTCAGTCAGACTTAAAGGTGGGTCCCTTAAATTAATTGTAATATTTTGGTATCATTGATGTAGAACAACTAAAGTGGCTGAAATACATGTGAGCGTCTGTCTTAGTCCAGTGGTATTGCCAGCCGGTTTCTTTTTAAACATCTCATATATCTTCCTctcacaaaaacagattttgctACTTCTCCTCCACTGCACTGCACAGATGATTGCTTTCTTTTCCCTTCCTGTAAAGAATAAACATGTTAGAAGTTATTTTTCCACTGACATTTCACTTCCTCTATCATTTGCCGGAATCAGTCAAAGCAGTTTGTTTctgctgcaaaaaaaacaaacaaaaaaaaaaaaaacaccctctTTCAGAGCTATGTAATAACCCAGAGGATTTCTCAGAAGATCAGACTAATTTGTAGAAACCAAAAACTGCACTGTAGAGGCCATAAGTATTCTGTGTgtattggttttgtttgttttaagtaatTATCTTAAATGTCTCAAAGTATTgtggtaataataaataaaatgctataTTTAGCATCATAAATGTTTATGATGGAAAGTTTTTGTTTAACCCAACACAGGCAGGTCAGAGGACAGGGTCAGCAACACCCCTGGAACAAAACGCACGGACAGTAGCCCTACAGGACAAAAGGGGGGAGCAGGGAGAAAGCTGTTGCAGTTTCAGACATgctgtgacttttttttttttgcctcagCAGAGAGTCCGGCTCTCACCTCGCATATATCAACATGCATAAAACGTTCTCATCCACACAGTGCATACGGTCACAGCACAACCGCCATCTTTCAGCATCCCTCTGCTAATACAGAACTGTTGACTCTTTAACTGTAAGAGTAATGTGTGCACAGGCAAAAGAAGGAGTGACTGTGCTCAAGGCTTTCGGATTTAAGCGTCTcaagattatttttttctccttgtcaactgtatttttaaacGTGATAGGTCCGAGTAGACCATGCCATGTGTCTGAAAGGGGGGAGTACATCCTCATCACAggatataaataaagacaggtTTTATGCCCCATGTCTGTTTAATGTGTCCAGCTGACTTGAGTTAGGAGACTGATTACACTAGAGATTAGGGAAAAGGCCATCTTTCAGGCAGTTTGTCCCGTACATTTCCTTGTTCTGGATATTCTCTGGTGTGTTCTATTTATGGTTCTGCATGGGAATGTGGGGGAGAGTAAGGAAAAGGGATAAGTGCCATTAGACACCGAGTCCCTCTATGTTTGGATAAGAACAAAAATAGCCTCTTGTGTTTTCTGCAGTTTGCAAATCTACTAGGGCGCGCTTAGATAAAGCTCAAGTTTCTGTAGGTGTTGTTACCTCGGACACAAAGAAGAATCATGAATCATtactgaattttttttcttatcagAAACAAAGCCAGCCATTATCTATGTCCAGCTTGTAAGATCAACACAGCTTCCAGGGCATTCAGAGATGGCTGATGTTTAGTGATTGCATAACTTTGTGACGGCAAGAAGCATTTCCAACAGTGTACCTCGTCACCCCGGATGACCTCTCCCCCATCTGAGGCTTGTGCCTGGCTGGCTCTCTGCCTCAGCTCCCTCTCTGCCGCGGCCAGCTCCTCCCTCGCTTCCTGGAGCTCCTCGGCCTTCGACTCCTTCCTTCGAATGATAATGGAGGCCTGCAAGAGTAATGTTACATTGGATATACAAACATGACAATTTGAGCGACTGTTAACCAGTGGGAGAGGGAGTGCAATTGATCAATGGGGATGTTATTGGGGCAAGAAATATACACTTTAGCAAAGAGATGAAAAAATAGTGGACAGGAGCCAGAGGACAACCTTGTGGGAAAAACAGTTCACTTTTTGGTGTAAACAAGAATGGATATGTAGTACATATTAAAGTGGTACATAGTAGGGTTTATcataaaaacagacaactttTAACCACAAGGTCTTCCTCAGGACTAAACAGTACTAATATAACCTACAACTTTATGCTATTTTTAAGCACATGAGCACCACTCCTTCATGAGAAGATTGGAAAGAGAGATGACCTATGCAGTGCCATCTC
The genomic region above belongs to Micropterus dolomieu isolate WLL.071019.BEF.003 ecotype Adirondacks unplaced genomic scaffold, ASM2129224v1 scaffold_346, whole genome shotgun sequence and contains:
- the ift81 gene encoding intraflagellar transport protein 81 homolog isoform X2, with product MSLHIKEDEQFASINQAQAIDIREEMPEQTIKRMCALLGMLKYKPPGNPSDVSNFRQGLVIGSKPVVHPILHWLLQRVPELKKRAYLARFLVKLEVPAEFLQDDIINDTYHQYEELVEGFKTYHKECEQLRTSGFSTSEIRRDISAMEEEKDQLIKRVERLKKRVESVSNHQRMLEQARQLRVEKEREESLTHQKQEQKNQLFQAEQRLQRSQQQLKDLRQAAADANPESLMKRLEEEIKINSYMVSEKLPKELESMRRTVQHLQKIASEPAMGQADLQELEDKIKEVDSQINQLIEKKMMRNDPMDDKLTLYRQQASIIIRRKESKAEELQEAREELAAAERELRQRASQAQASDGGEVIRGDELKRLVMKLRSKGTVYKKKRQEIAELKVEYGVLQRTEEILKQRHDTVQQKLQTVEAEKGISGYSNTQEELERVSAIKSELDEKKGRTLDDMSEMVKKLNSMIVEKKSALAPIIKELRSLRQQCQELSQEYEDKKAQYESCTAGLESNRSKLEQEVKALREETAQEENRYHYINSMSEIIEMQIQRAAEEMKAYVSSDPQERKKAIREVYMKNISEQELLGKKLREKQKMVRESHSANMEQMKMWRDLEQLMECKKQCFIRAQSQASIGQVIQEGGEDRLVL